The Kribbella amoyensis genomic sequence CGCGCAGCAGCCGGCCGGCCTCGGCGCCCTCCGGGGTGTCCGGCATCTCGAACCGGAACCCGCGCGCGACCGCCTGCCACCAGCGCTGCCGCCGGTCCTGGACGCCGTCCGGCGGCGGTCCGTCGGACACCAGCCCGAACGACGCGAGGTGCCGCAGGTGCCAGCTGGTCACCGACGGCGAAGCGCCGACGTGCTCGGACAGCTGGGTCGCCGTGGCCGGGCCGTGCTTCTGCAGATAACTGAGCGCGGCCAGCCGGACGGGATGGGCGAGCGCCCGCATCGCCTGCGGGTCGGTGACCTCGAAGTCGCCGTAGGGATTTCTGAGAGACATGTTTCGAGAGTAATCTCTCATATCTCCGGCAGGCAAGAGACGCGCGGGAAAACCCCACCGTCCGGGACCGGGTCGGCACGCACCGTTCCATCCATCCGAAATCGAGTGGAACCTGATCCGGTGCCAGCGCGTGTTAGCGATGTGAGGGACAGCGAACCGGATCCGAACGCGGAGGTCGCGGCGCTCTACGCCCGGACCTGGCCGCGGCTGATCGGTGTGCTGATCTCGATCGGCGGGTCCCGGGCGGACGCGGAGGAGGTCGCCCAGGACGCGTACGTGAAACTGCTCGGCCGGTGGAACAGCATCCGCCGGTACGACGATCCCGAGGCCTGGGTACGGGCGGTCGCCGTCCGGACCCTGATCAGCCGGTTGCGCCGTCAGCAGGTGGCGGCGCGGGCCTCGGCCAAGTTGCTCGGACGGACAGGAGAGGTACGTGAGCCCGACGGGGACGCGCTCGACGTGGCCGCCGCGCTGGCGCGGATCACGCCGGCCCAGCGCGCCGTGGTGGTGCTGCACCACGTGATGGATCTACCGATCGAACAGATCGCCGACGAACTCCAGCTACCGCCGGGCACCGTGAAGTCCCGGCTGGCCCGCGCCCGGCAGGCGCTGGCTCCGCTGCTCGCCGTCCAGGAGGAGGTGCCGGACCATGCCTGAACTGAGGACCGATCTGCTGATCGAGTACGTCGACGAGCAGACGCCCGGCGAGGCGCCGCCGTTCGGCGGGGTCGAGCGGGTGGTCCGCCGGAAGAAGCGCCGGCGCGCCCTGGCCTCGGTCGGTGCCGTGGTGGTGTTCGCCGCCGGCGCGGCCCTGGTCACGACGAACCTGCCGCACGCCGGGGAGC encodes the following:
- a CDS encoding ArsR family transcriptional regulator, producing MSLRNPYGDFEVTDPQAMRALAHPVRLAALSYLQKHGPATATQLSEHVGASPSVTSWHLRHLASFGLVSDGPPPDGVQDRRQRWWQAVARGFRFEMPDTPEGAEAGRLLRAEMMNQALEAAQHWLAETEPGLSADWSRHAGSANTLLFVTGDELEQLEEAIENLIAPYVQRGEEGAPADAGPVRTLRMVLPEASN
- a CDS encoding RNA polymerase sigma factor, with translation MRDSEPDPNAEVAALYARTWPRLIGVLISIGGSRADAEEVAQDAYVKLLGRWNSIRRYDDPEAWVRAVAVRTLISRLRRQQVAARASAKLLGRTGEVREPDGDALDVAAALARITPAQRAVVVLHHVMDLPIEQIADELQLPPGTVKSRLARARQALAPLLAVQEEVPDHA